A window of Cryptomeria japonica chromosome 3, Sugi_1.0, whole genome shotgun sequence contains these coding sequences:
- the LOC131029629 gene encoding glycine-rich cell wall structural protein 2-like has protein sequence MASRTKITCYVLVGLIFVWTLMDGAVAEVKDQNGGHADHWGGWGGGSGGWGGWGGAPHHGPWQGGPGGPWQGGSGGQGGGPGWGGAPREGPGEGGPGHQGGGSSGQGGGSGGWGGAPHEGPGEGGPGGQGGGSGGWGGAPHEGPGEGGPGGQGGGSGGWGGAPHEGPGEGGPGGQGGGSGGWGGAPYEGPGEGAPSGHGGQGRHGGAPGPWQGGPGGRGGGSGGWGGAPHHGHAPEN, from the coding sequence ATGGCGTCTCGTACGAAGATAACATGCTATGTTTTGGTTGGCCTTATATTTGTATGGACCCTGATGGACGGCGCAGTGGCAGAAGTGAAAGATCAAAATGGTGGGCATGCTGACCACTGGGGAGGTTGGGGAGGTGGGTCTGGAGGTTGGGGTGGTTGGGGTGGTGCTCCTCATCATGGCCCGTGGCAAGGCGGGCCTGGTGGCCCATGGCAAGGTGGGTCTGGTGGTCAGGGAGGTGGGCCTGGTTGGGGTGGTGCTCCTCGTGAAGGTCCTGGGGAAGGTGGGCCTGGTCATCAAGGAGGTGGGTCTAGTGGTCAAGGAGGTGGGTCTGGTGGTTGGGGTGGTGCTCCTCACGAAGGTCCTGGGGAAGGTGGGCCTGGTGGTCAAGGAGGTGGGTCTGGTGGTTGGGGTGGTGCTCCTCATGAAGGTCCTGGGGAAGGTGGGCCTGGTGGTCAAGGAGGTGGGTCTGGTGGTTGGGGTGGTGCTCCTCACGAAGGTCCTGGGGAAGGTGGGCCTGGTGGTCAAGGAGGTGGGTCTGGTGGTTGGGGTGGGGCTCCTTACGAAGGTCCTGGGGAAGGTGCACCCAGTGGTCATGGTGGCCAAGGTAGACATGGTGGTGCTCCTGGCCCGTGGCAAGGTGGTCCTGGTGGCCGAGGTGGTGGGAGTGGTGGTTGGGGTGGTGCTCCTCACCATGGCCATGCTCCCGAGAATTAA